In the genome of Myxococcus stipitatus, one region contains:
- a CDS encoding septum formation initiator family protein, with product MTARGKLLVVAVGVAGALSLLSVADAKGFRRYLSLRQDVDSLQQRNASLAEQNEALRQEIAALRKDPAALERAVREELGYVKPGELVFHLESP from the coding sequence ATGACGGCGCGCGGAAAGCTCCTGGTGGTGGCGGTAGGTGTGGCGGGGGCCTTGAGCCTGCTGTCAGTGGCGGACGCCAAGGGCTTCCGGCGCTACCTCTCCTTGCGGCAGGACGTGGATTCGCTCCAGCAGCGGAACGCCTCCCTGGCCGAGCAGAACGAGGCGCTGCGACAGGAGATCGCCGCCTTGCGCAAGGACCCCGCGGCGCTGGAGCGGGCCGTCCGTGAAGAGCTCGGCTACGTGAAGCCGGGCGAGCTCGTCTTTCATCTGGAGTCGCCATGA
- a CDS encoding TlpA disulfide reductase family protein, with product MSSAARALACVLLLALAGCRGTRPVDAGPAFLQSLALPSVGPTPHEVRKLVGKVVLVSFFATWCFPCLAEMPNLEALQRDYGAQGFQVVAVGMDLEGAKVLQPFADHYAPRYPVLVASEWMIAGRSAFGPIKGLPTTVLLDRHGRAVAAWQGVESHSKLTEAVEKLLKQD from the coding sequence ATGAGCTCCGCCGCGCGGGCCCTGGCGTGTGTCCTCCTGCTCGCGCTCGCGGGGTGTCGCGGGACGCGGCCCGTGGATGCCGGGCCGGCCTTCCTCCAGTCCCTGGCCCTGCCGTCGGTGGGGCCCACGCCGCACGAGGTCCGCAAGCTCGTGGGCAAGGTCGTCCTGGTCTCGTTCTTCGCGACCTGGTGCTTCCCGTGCCTGGCGGAGATGCCCAACCTGGAGGCGCTCCAGCGGGACTACGGCGCCCAGGGGTTCCAGGTCGTCGCGGTGGGCATGGACCTGGAGGGCGCCAAGGTCCTCCAGCCGTTCGCCGACCACTATGCGCCGCGCTACCCCGTGCTGGTCGCGTCGGAGTGGATGATTGCCGGACGCAGCGCCTTTGGTCCCATCAAGGGGTTGCCGACCACCGTCCTGCTGGACCGCCACGGTCGCGCGGTGGCGGCATGGCAGGGGGTCGAGAGTCACTCCAAGCTGACCGAGGCCGTCGAGAAGCTGCTGAAGCAGGACTGA